A portion of the Punica granatum isolate Tunisia-2019 chromosome 7, ASM765513v2, whole genome shotgun sequence genome contains these proteins:
- the LOC116215696 gene encoding transcription initiation factor TFIID subunit 8-like isoform X2, with amino-acid sequence MKPNQQTEDVKTDPTEFSSTIIRIAVSQICRSVGFKAIQFSALELLTDLATRHLRSIGRSAVSSANASNRTQPNVFDLVNAFNDLNSVMGFQGACNLHKDYDPLLSSGAFADLVRFVQCSHEIPFARPISHLSSSDSSVPVVPCNIIQRESGSCPGHIPRWLPDLPDSSTFERSHEDLEDRLKRRKYELWGDAVSPEANDDFSTMDAGERRVQTKNGKQMGKLKFKIARVKNGLNGTRWKELASNVAIDDNTGCTSDSENGSPLFGLMSENGNWKREFGIIYRHL; translated from the exons ATGAAACCAAATCAGCAGACTGAGGATGTCAAGACCGACCCGACGGAGTTCTCCTCAACAATCATCAGAATAGCCGTCTCTCAGATTTGTAGGTCTGTCGGCTTCAAAGCCATCCAGTTTTCAGCCCTCGAACTCCTCACGGACTTGGCCACCCGGCACCTCCGGTCGATAGGCCGATCTGCGGTTTCATCTGCCAATGCCTCGAACAGGACTCAGCCCAATGTCTTCGATCTTGTTAACGCTTTCAATGACCTCAACTCGGTAATGGGTTTCCAAGGTGCCTGTAATCTCCACAAGGATTATGACCCTTTGCTTAGCTCCGGCGCGTTTGCCGATCTCGTCCGCTTTGTCCAGTGCTCTCATGAAATTCCTTTCGCCAGGCCAATTTCCCATTTGAGTTCGAGTGATTCATCTGTGCCTGTTGTTCCCTGTAATATTATTCAAAGAGAGTCCGGATCCTGTCCGGGTCACATTCCTAGATGGTTACCTGATCTTCCCGACTCAAGCACATTCGAAAGAAGTCACGAAGACTTGGAGGACCGGTTGAAAAGGAGAAAGTACGAATTATGGGGCGATGCAGTGTCTCCAGAAGCCAACGATGATTTCAGCACGATGGACGCGGGGGAGAGGAGGGTCCAAACGAAGAACGGGAAACAGATGGGGAAATTAAAGTTTAAAATTGCCCGGGTAAAGAATGGTTTAAATGGAACTAGGTGGAAGGAGCTGGCTTCGAATGTTGCGATAGATGATAACACAGGATGCACCAGCGACTCG GAAAATGGATCTCCACTCTTCGGCTTAATGTCGGAAAATGGAAACTGGAAGAGAGAGTTTGGGATAATATACCGGCATCTTTAA
- the LOC116215696 gene encoding transcription initiation factor TFIID subunit 8-like isoform X1: MKPNQQTEDVKTDPTEFSSTIIRIAVSQICRSVGFKAIQFSALELLTDLATRHLRSIGRSAVSSANASNRTQPNVFDLVNAFNDLNSVMGFQGACNLHKDYDPLLSSGAFADLVRFVQCSHEIPFARPISHLSSSDSSVPVVPCNIIQRESGSCPGHIPRWLPDLPDSSTFERSHEDLEDRLKRRKYELWGDAVSPEANDDFSTMDAGERRVQTKNGKQMGKLKFKIARVKNGLNGTRWKELASNVAIDDNTGCTSDSQENGSPLFGLMSENGNWKREFGIIYRHL; encoded by the exons ATGAAACCAAATCAGCAGACTGAGGATGTCAAGACCGACCCGACGGAGTTCTCCTCAACAATCATCAGAATAGCCGTCTCTCAGATTTGTAGGTCTGTCGGCTTCAAAGCCATCCAGTTTTCAGCCCTCGAACTCCTCACGGACTTGGCCACCCGGCACCTCCGGTCGATAGGCCGATCTGCGGTTTCATCTGCCAATGCCTCGAACAGGACTCAGCCCAATGTCTTCGATCTTGTTAACGCTTTCAATGACCTCAACTCGGTAATGGGTTTCCAAGGTGCCTGTAATCTCCACAAGGATTATGACCCTTTGCTTAGCTCCGGCGCGTTTGCCGATCTCGTCCGCTTTGTCCAGTGCTCTCATGAAATTCCTTTCGCCAGGCCAATTTCCCATTTGAGTTCGAGTGATTCATCTGTGCCTGTTGTTCCCTGTAATATTATTCAAAGAGAGTCCGGATCCTGTCCGGGTCACATTCCTAGATGGTTACCTGATCTTCCCGACTCAAGCACATTCGAAAGAAGTCACGAAGACTTGGAGGACCGGTTGAAAAGGAGAAAGTACGAATTATGGGGCGATGCAGTGTCTCCAGAAGCCAACGATGATTTCAGCACGATGGACGCGGGGGAGAGGAGGGTCCAAACGAAGAACGGGAAACAGATGGGGAAATTAAAGTTTAAAATTGCCCGGGTAAAGAATGGTTTAAATGGAACTAGGTGGAAGGAGCTGGCTTCGAATGTTGCGATAGATGATAACACAGGATGCACCAGCGACTCG CAGGAAAATGGATCTCCACTCTTCGGCTTAATGTCGGAAAATGGAAACTGGAAGAGAGAGTTTGGGATAATATACCGGCATCTTTAA
- the LOC116214333 gene encoding zinc finger protein ZPR1-like: MEASTTNEQIDVRSAVEAVSADDGDAPLYQVESLCMRCGENGITRFLLTLIPHFRKVLLSAFECPHCGERNNEVQFAGEIQPRGCCYQLQVPSGDQKVLDRQVVKSESATIKIPELDFEIPPEAQRGSLSTVEGILVRAIDGLQALQDERKKVDHQTAEAIDRFLEKLRACATGVSSFTFILDDPAGNSFIENPFAPSPDPSMTIKFYDRTPEQQALLGYLVDPSQAGEGHGVDNGENQIRTVPHGAIGAAAGHRAIAQSNSAEIADALFRYSAPEEVMTFPSTCGACAARCETRMYVTRIPYFQEVIVMASSCDACGYRNSELKPGGPIPEKGKRITLHVNNIKDLTRDVIKSDSAGVKVPELDLELTSGTLGGIVTTVEGLITKISESLERVHGFTFGDSLDDQKRVRWQDFRLRLTKVLSMEEPWTLILDDPLANSFIAPATDDIKDDHQLTFEEYERSWEQNEELGLNDINTSAADAAYETTGTAAANERRDT; the protein is encoded by the exons ATGGAGGCGAGCACGACGAACGAGCAAATTGATGTAAGGTCCGCTGTTGAAGCCGTTTCCGCTGACGATGGAGACGCCCCTCTCTACCAGGTCGAGAGCCTCTGCATGCGCTGCGGCGAGAAT GGAATAACTAGGTTTTTGCTCACATTAATACCTCACTTCAGAAAG GTCTTGCTGTCAGCTTTTGAGTGCCCACATTGTGGGGAGAG GAATAATGAGGTTCAGTTTGCTGGTGAGATTCAACCCCGAGGATGCTGCTACCAACTGCAGGTTCCATCAGGAGATCAGAAG GTGCTCGATAGACAAGTTGTGAAATCAGAGTCCGCCACCATCAAG ATACCTGAATTGGATTTTGAAATCCCTCCCGAGGCTCAAAGGGGATCACTTTCTACG GTGGAGGGTATACTAGTGAGAGCTATAGATGGACTTCAAGCTCTTCAAGATGAACGCAAG AAAGTGGATCACCAGACAGCTGAAGCAATAGACAGATTTTTGGAAAAGCTAAGAGCTTGTGCAACAGGAGTATCTTCCTTCACTTTTATCCTGGATGATCCAGCCGGAAATAGCTTCATTGAAAATCC ATTTGCCCCATCCCCTGATCCATCAATGACAATCAAGTTTTATGACCGGACACCTGAGCAGCAAGCTTTATTAGGGTATCTTGTGGATCCATCACAAGCTGGAGAGGGTCATGGAGTGGACAATGGTGAAAATCAAATAAGAACAGTACCGCATGGAGCTATTGGAGCAGCTGCTGGTCATCGGGCTATTGCTCAGAGTAACAGTGCAGAGATTGCTGATGCACTGTTCCGTTATTCGGCACCAGAAGAG GTCATGACTTTCCCGTCAACCTGTGGAGCTTGTGCTGCTAGGTGTGAAACTCGTATGTATGTCACCA GAATACCATACTTTCAAGAGGTAATTGTGATGGCATCCTCATGCGATGCCTGCGGTTATCGCAATTCTGAG TTGAAGCCTGGCGGTCCGATTCCAGAGAAGGGGAAAAGAATTACCCTCCATGTCAACAATATTAAAGATCTTACCCGTGATGTGATAAAG TCAGATAGTGCTGGTGTGAAAGTTCCAGAGCTTGACCTCGAGCTGACTAGTGGGACCTTAGGTGGGATTGTTACCACTGTTGAGGGTTTGATTACCAAAATAAGTGAAA GCTTAGAGAGGGTGCATGGATTTACTTTCGGTGATAGTCTTGATGACCAGAAGAGAGTCAGATGGCAAGATTTCCGATTGAGGCTAACGAAG GTTTTAAGTATGGAAGAGCCTTGGACACTAATTCTTGATGATCCACTGGCAAATTCTTTCATTGCTCCGGCAACTGATGATATCAAAGACGACCATCAGTTAACTT TCGAGGAGTATGAAAGATCTTGGGAGCAGAATGAGGAGTTGGGTTTAAACGATATTAATACTTCCGCTGCCGACGCTGCATATGAAACAACTGGAACTGCAGCAGCAAATGAGAGAAGGGATACATAA